The genome window TGCGGCAGGCCAAATGATAGAAAATGTAACAAAATCAATCAGACGTAATCAGACGGTTGATGATGATTACATTGAAAAGCTTTATGAGGATATGATTTCCTTGCATCATCTTGACCGCATAGATACAACAGGTGCTCCGTCAGGAAAAGCGGATTTAGGTAAGCTGCCCGTGACTTCTGTTGCTCTTGTATTCTTGCTGGGCGCGGCATGGCTGTTTATTGCGGTTTATTATGTTGCCGATATCCTCAAAAGTCGCAAAAAATAGCGGCGTACTATTGACTTATTGTTAATTTTGTGTATAATATTAATGTAAACCAAATATTTCACTAAAGTGGAGGTAAATGAAAATGAAGAAAATTTTAGCATTGATTCTTGTTGTTGTACTTGCACTTGCTGTTGCAGGATGCACTCAGCCCGCAGATGTTGTTGAAGACGGAAACGAGGCTGTTGTTGGCGAAAATGTTTCCGATGAAAACAACGCTGAAGCAAACCTTGATAACGAGACCGATTTTTCCGCTCTTATGGGTGGAGAAACCGCTGATGAACCTGCTGTTATGAGTTATGCTGAGTACATAGCGGCACCTGTTGACGCTCCCGTTGTTGTTGAAACCTATGTTCAGGCTACCCAGTCCTGGTGGGATAACAAAATAACCGCTTACACCCAGAACGAAGAGGGCGCATATTTCATTTATGAAATGGCATGCTCCGAAGAAGATGCCGCAAAGCTGGTTCCCGGAACAAAAATCCGCGTTACAGGTTATAAGGCAATCTGGGCAGGTGAGGTTGAAATCGTAGATGCAACCTTTGAAATTCTTGAAGGCAGCTTTGTTGCACAGCCTCTTGACGTTACCGCACTTCTCGGCACCGAAGAACTTGTAAACGAGCAGAATAAGATGGTTTCCTTTAAGGGTATGACCATCGATTCTATCGAATACAAGAACGGCGAGCCCGGTGACGATATCTATGTTACCGTTTCCAAAGACGGCGCTTCTTACAGCTTCTGCGTAGAGGTTTACCTCACAGGAACCGAAACCGATGTTTATAAAGCTGTTCAGGCGCTGAATGCAGGCGATGTTGTTGATATCGACGGATTCCTTTACTGGTATGAAGGCGTTAACACCCACATTACCGCAGTTACCGTTGCTGCGTAATAAAAGGTTTTAATTAAAAAAGGCTGTGAAAACTAAAATTTGGTTTTCACGGCCTTTTTGTGATTAAGTCACGGAAATAATTTGTGAAATTGCATATAATAAACTCACAAAATAAAATTCAATCATGAAAGGAAAAATATTATGTCAGTACTCAATATAACCAAAGAAAATTTCGATAAAGAAGTAATCGCAAGTCCCAAGCCGGTTCTTATAGATTTTTGGGCACCCTGGTGTGGACCCTGCCGTATGGTTTCGCCGATAGTGGATGAGATAGCCGACGAAAATACCGATATACTTGTGGGTAAGATAAATGTTGATGAACAGCCTGAACTTGCACAGGAATTCGGCGTAATGAGTATCCCCATGCTGGTGGTAATGAAGGACGGAAAAATTGTAAACAAGTCTGTCGGAGCGCGTCCGAAACAGCAGATACTTGAGCTTCTGAAATAATTATTCCGCCAGATTACGCAGCTTTTGTTTATCAACAACTGTAATGCCCTTGCGGCTCAATTCAACTATACCGTCAGAGGAAAACTGCTTTAACATTCTGGATACTGCCTCACGGGCGGAGCCCATGTATTTGGCAATCTGCTCGTGAGTCAGTTTTATCATATCGGAATTGTTTTTTGCGATTTCGTCCACAATAAAAACAGCAAGCCTTTTTTCAAGACTCATGAACATTATTTGCTGAAACGCCCACATTGCATCCGAAAAGGCACTTACGGCGCTTTCCAATGCAAATATCTTTGCGGACGGTACACGCTCGCATATGTCGGCAAAGGCACATCCGCCTATTACATGGCATTCGCTGTCCTCCTCGGCAGTGACAAAAACGTCAAATGTGATGCTTTGCAGGACACAGGAAGCGGAAAGAATGCAGATTTCGCCTGCAAAAAGACGGTACAAAGTTATTTCTTTCCCTTCGTCTGACAGCATATATATTCTGAGGCAACCGCTTTTTATGATTATTACACCTGTGCATTCATTTCCGTCGTGAATCGTTTTTCCTTTTGGAAAAACGAATGGTGCGGAGCTTCTGCAAAGAGTTTCCTTGTCAGCGTCGTTAAGCTCTTTCCAGAAGGGAAGATGTTCGCTGTAAAGCTGTTGGTGAGCAAAGACCTTCTCCATTTCTATCTCCTTTTGGGTATTGTTGTTTAAATTGATTTTTTGTTTTAATTATACCAGTAAATATCAAAAAAATCAAGATGTTCAATTGCGAAAAATATATTGACATTTTGGAAAAATGATGTATAATATAGTAGTGTAGATTTGACATTGGAGGTAATACTATGAAATATGTATGCGACGTATGTGGTTGGGAATATGACGAAGAAGTGGGCGATTCCGAGTACGGAATAGAAGCCGGTACAAAGTTTGAAGAATTGCCGGACGATTTTGAATGCCCGTTGTGTGGTGTTCCCAAAAGCGAATTTTCTGAAATAGAGTGAGAGGTGCAATATGAAAGAGAATTATACTGTCTGCAATTGCAAGAAGGTAACTTATAATGATATTGCCGATGCATTGCACAGCAATTCAAAATTCGAGGGCGTTCTTGAAGCATTTGAGGACGTACAGAAAATAACACATTGTTCCACGGGATGCGGCGGATGCCATCAGAAAGTTTTGGATATAATTTCCGAAATAATGATGGGCGCGTCACAAGCGTAACCCAAGAAATCGGCTTAGAGTGTTCTCCGAGCCGATATTTTTTGAATTTTGGTGACTTTGTCGCGTTATTTATACAGAAAATGTGTTATAATATATACATAAACAAGAAACTTTAAGGAGTACAATAATGAAGATTACGAACGATATAAAATATATTGGCGTAAATGACCATGCTGTTGATCTTTTTGAGGGTCAATACGTGGTTCCAAACGGTATGTCGTACAACTCATACGTCATTGTGGATGAAAAAATTGCTATTATGGATACCGTTGACGGCAGATTCGGTCATGAATGGTTGGATAATATTGAGAATACCTTGAGCGGAAAAAAGCCGGATTATCTTATAGTTCAACATATGGAGCCGGACCATTCTGCAAATATCCATAATTTTATGAAAGCTTATCCCGATGCCGTAATTGTTTCCTCTGCAAAGGCTTTTAATATGATGCAGGGCTTTTTCGGCACTGATTTTTCGGACAGACGTATTGTTGTGGGTGAGGGGGACACTCTTTCTCTCGGAAAGCATGTGCTTACCTTTGTTACGGCACCCATGGTTCACTGGCCTGAAGTAATAGTTACCTATGACAGCACGGATAAAGTTCTCTTTTCTGCAGACGGTTTTGGAAAATTCGGTGCGCTTGACGTTTCTGAGCCTTGGGCGGATGAGGCACGCAGATATTATATCGGAATTGTCGGAAAGTACGGCTCGCAGGTTCAGAGCCTTTTAAAGAAAGCCGCAGGGCTTGATATAAGCATTATTTGTCCGCTTCACGGTCCTGTGCTCAGCGAAAATTTGGGATACTATTTAAATCTCTACAACATCTGGTCGAGCTACGAGGCGGAAAACGATGGTATTGTAATTGCCTATACCTCTGTTTACGGTAACACAAAAAAGGCAGTTATGCTGCTTGCCGAAAAGCTTGAAGAAAAAGGATGCCCCCGCGTGATAGTCCATGATTTGGCAAGATGCGACATTTCCAAAGCAGTAGAAGATGCATTCCGCTACGATAAGCTTGTGCTTGCTACCACCACATATAATTCCGAGATATTCCCGTTTATGCGTGAGTTTATCAATCATCTCACGGAACGTAATTTCTCCAACAGAACCGTTGCTCTGATTGAAAACGGAAGTTGGGCGCCCAATGCCGCTAAGGTGATGAAGAGCATGCTTGAAAAGTCTAAAAACATTACCTTTGCCGATAATGCGGTAAAAATAATGTCGGCGCTTAACGAGGAAAGCTCAAAACAGCTTTCTGCTCTTGCTGAGGAGCTCTGCAAAGAATATCTTGCAAAGCAGGATTCTACCGCAAACAAAAACGACCTGACCGCCCTTTTCAATATCGGTTACGGACTTTACGTTGTAACTTCCAATGACGGTAAAAAGGATAATGGTCTCATTGTCAACACTGTTACGCAGGTTACGAATACACCTAACCGCATAGCGGTAACCATTAATAAGGAAAATTACTCCCACCATATAATAAAGCAGACCGGAAAAATGAATATTAACTGCCTTTCCACCGATGCACCTTTCTCGGTGTTTGAAACCTTTGGGTTCCAAAGCGGCAGAAATGTAGATAAGTTTGATGGTGTTGAAATACTCCGTTCGGATAACGGACTTGTTTTCCTCACCAGACATATCAATTCCTTCATGTCTCTTAAAGTAGAACAGTACGTTGATCTTGATACTCACGGAATGTTTATATGCTCCGTTACGGAAGCCCGTGTGATAACCAATGCAGAAACCATGACATACACCTACTATTACAATAATGTGAAGCCCAAGCCGGAAACTGAAGGTAAAAAAGGCTACGTTTGTAAAATATGCGGATATGTCTATGAAGGGGATAATCTGCCGGACGATTTTGTTTGCCCCCTTTGCAAACACGGAGCGGCGGATTTTGAACCTAT of Oscillospiraceae bacterium contains these proteins:
- the trxA gene encoding thioredoxin; this translates as MSVLNITKENFDKEVIASPKPVLIDFWAPWCGPCRMVSPIVDEIADENTDILVGKINVDEQPELAQEFGVMSIPMLVVMKDGKIVNKSVGARPKQQILELLK
- a CDS encoding rubredoxin codes for the protein MKYVCDVCGWEYDEEVGDSEYGIEAGTKFEELPDDFECPLCGVPKSEFSEIE
- a CDS encoding Crp/Fnr family transcriptional regulator; the protein is MEKVFAHQQLYSEHLPFWKELNDADKETLCRSSAPFVFPKGKTIHDGNECTGVIIIKSGCLRIYMLSDEGKEITLYRLFAGEICILSASCVLQSITFDVFVTAEEDSECHVIGGCAFADICERVPSAKIFALESAVSAFSDAMWAFQQIMFMSLEKRLAVFIVDEIAKNNSDMIKLTHEQIAKYMGSAREAVSRMLKQFSSDGIVELSRKGITVVDKQKLRNLAE
- a CDS encoding MBL fold metallo-hydrolase; translation: MKITNDIKYIGVNDHAVDLFEGQYVVPNGMSYNSYVIVDEKIAIMDTVDGRFGHEWLDNIENTLSGKKPDYLIVQHMEPDHSANIHNFMKAYPDAVIVSSAKAFNMMQGFFGTDFSDRRIVVGEGDTLSLGKHVLTFVTAPMVHWPEVIVTYDSTDKVLFSADGFGKFGALDVSEPWADEARRYYIGIVGKYGSQVQSLLKKAAGLDISIICPLHGPVLSENLGYYLNLYNIWSSYEAENDGIVIAYTSVYGNTKKAVMLLAEKLEEKGCPRVIVHDLARCDISKAVEDAFRYDKLVLATTTYNSEIFPFMREFINHLTERNFSNRTVALIENGSWAPNAAKVMKSMLEKSKNITFADNAVKIMSALNEESSKQLSALAEELCKEYLAKQDSTANKNDLTALFNIGYGLYVVTSNDGKKDNGLIVNTVTQVTNTPNRIAVTINKENYSHHIIKQTGKMNINCLSTDAPFSVFETFGFQSGRNVDKFDGVEILRSDNGLVFLTRHINSFMSLKVEQYVDLDTHGMFICSVTEARVITNAETMTYTYYYNNVKPKPETEGKKGYVCKICGYVYEGDNLPDDFVCPLCKHGAADFEPIA
- a CDS encoding (2Fe-2S)-binding protein, whose translation is MKENYTVCNCKKVTYNDIADALHSNSKFEGVLEAFEDVQKITHCSTGCGGCHQKVLDIISEIMMGASQA